Proteins encoded within one genomic window of Raineyella fluvialis:
- the cobM gene encoding precorrin-4 C(11)-methyltransferase yields the protein MTVHFIGAGPGAADLLTFRGAALMGASPVCLYAGTYVTEEMLAHCPDGVELVDTAVVNLDEQVAIMKRAADEGRDVARLCSGDPSIYSAIAEQTRRLDAEGIEWDVTPGVPAYAAAAALVGKELSVPEVAQTVILTRAQRDSTKMPPEESLKELAKTHATLVLHLAIRFVRQIQETLIPEYGADCPVVVVSRAEQPDELILRGTLADFADAVEEHDLRQAAIIIVGWALDSEDFPDSHLYRTRHSR from the coding sequence GTGACCGTCCACTTCATCGGAGCCGGCCCCGGAGCCGCCGACCTGCTGACCTTCCGTGGGGCCGCCCTGATGGGTGCCTCACCGGTCTGCCTGTACGCCGGCACGTACGTCACCGAGGAGATGCTGGCGCATTGCCCCGACGGCGTGGAACTGGTCGACACGGCCGTGGTGAACCTTGATGAGCAGGTCGCCATCATGAAGCGCGCCGCCGACGAGGGCCGTGACGTGGCTCGCCTCTGCTCGGGCGACCCGTCGATCTACTCCGCGATCGCCGAGCAGACCCGTCGACTGGACGCCGAGGGCATCGAGTGGGACGTCACCCCCGGCGTCCCGGCCTATGCCGCGGCCGCCGCGCTGGTGGGCAAGGAGTTGTCCGTGCCCGAGGTCGCCCAGACGGTCATCCTCACCCGCGCCCAGCGGGACTCGACGAAAATGCCGCCGGAGGAGTCGCTCAAGGAACTCGCGAAGACCCACGCCACCCTGGTGCTGCACCTGGCGATCCGGTTCGTCCGCCAGATCCAGGAGACCCTCATCCCGGAGTACGGCGCCGACTGCCCGGTCGTCGTCGTGTCCCGGGCCGAGCAGCCGGACGAGCTGATCCTCCGCGGCACCCTCGCGGACTTCGCCGACGCCGTGGAGGAGCACGACCTGCGCCAGGCCGCCATCATCATCGTCGGCTGGGCCC